The following coding sequences lie in one Candidatus Thioglobus sp. genomic window:
- the apaG gene encoding Co2+/Mg2+ efflux protein ApaG → MKNSIQIDVQVSFIKEQSSAAINQYAFAYTITITNNGSLGAQLLTRHWRIQDETKHIEDVIGEGVIGEQPHLMPGESYQYSSGSVIKTATGTMKGTYGMVNDEGERFEAKIPEFILSEPYTLH, encoded by the coding sequence ATGAAAAACAGTATTCAAATTGACGTTCAAGTTAGCTTCATTAAAGAGCAATCAAGTGCAGCGATAAATCAGTACGCTTTCGCCTACACAATTACTATTACCAACAACGGTTCGCTCGGTGCTCAATTACTGACCCGACATTGGCGCATTCAAGATGAAACTAAACATATTGAGGATGTTATTGGTGAAGGTGTTATTGGCGAACAGCCTCATTTAATGCCGGGTGAATCTTATCAGTATTCATCGGGTTCAGTAATAAAAACAGCTACTGGAACTATGAAAGGTACTTATGGCATGGTGAATGATGAAGGTGAGCGGTTTGAAGCTAAAATTCCTGAGTTCATTTTAAGTGAGCCATACACGCTACATTAA
- the dapF gene encoding diaminopimelate epimerase, whose product MNFTKMHGLGNDFMVVDNTDGDINFSVEKIKILSDRHFGIGFDQLLVVESSSTPGIDFRYIIYNADGSEVAQCGNGARCFARFVTHKNLTKRNPIIVETHSSVITLHVNADNTVRVDMSSPSFELDSIPLIASEIQPTYTIEGHEMGVLSMGNPHCILIVEELSVLDIASIATKIQANKALPNQANIGFMQIVNRGEINLRVYERGSGETLACGSGASAAVVYGVEKGLLDEKVYAHLTGGDAAVEYQKGGHVFLSGPAEFVFEGQVTL is encoded by the coding sequence ATAAATTTTACAAAAATGCACGGGCTTGGGAACGACTTTATGGTGGTTGACAATACCGATGGTGATATAAACTTTAGTGTTGAGAAAATTAAAATTTTGTCTGATCGACATTTCGGTATTGGCTTTGACCAACTGCTCGTTGTAGAGTCAAGTAGCACTCCAGGTATTGATTTTCGCTATATTATTTATAATGCAGATGGATCTGAGGTGGCACAGTGTGGCAATGGTGCCCGATGCTTTGCACGTTTCGTAACGCACAAAAATTTAACTAAGCGAAATCCGATCATTGTAGAAACCCACTCAAGTGTGATCACTTTGCATGTTAATGCAGATAACACTGTGCGTGTTGATATGAGTAGTCCTAGCTTTGAGCTTGACAGTATTCCACTGATTGCATCTGAAATTCAACCAACATACACAATTGAGGGTCATGAAATGGGCGTGTTATCTATGGGCAATCCTCATTGTATTTTAATAGTTGAGGAGCTCTCAGTTCTCGATATCGCCAGTATTGCAACAAAAATACAAGCTAACAAGGCTTTACCAAATCAAGCCAATATTGGTTTTATGCAAATAGTCAATCGTGGTGAAATCAATTTACGAGTTTATGAGCGTGGCTCTGGCGAGACATTGGCTTGTGGAAGTGGCGCGAGCGCAGCAGTAGTTTATGGCGTTGAGAAGGGTTTGTTAGATGAAAAAGTGTACGCACATCTCACTGGAGGTGATGCAGCTGTTGAATATCAAAAAGGTGGGCATGTATTTTTATCAGGGCCAGCTGAATTTGTATTTGAAGGACAAGTAACCCTCTAG
- a CDS encoding symmetrical bis(5'-nucleosyl)-tetraphosphatase — translation MSDYLIGDVQGCYDSLQRLLNQIEFSLDKDRIFFLGDVVNRGNKSLETLEFIKAHSDNISMVLGNHDFHLLACTLGKTILNKKDTFSDIISAKNSTKLLEFLSQQPLLISDEDVLMVHAGIPPNWSKEIAVTQSTLVQKHLQGENLGQFLTQMYHNQPDTWSDHLNELEQCRYTINAMMRMRFCRANGQLEFEHKMNFDQAPDGYKAWFEHENRLLKETDIFFGHWSTLANVEQKHIFPMDHGCAWGGRLSAIRRSDRQIFSINC, via the coding sequence ATGTCTGATTACTTAATTGGCGATGTTCAAGGGTGTTACGATTCATTGCAACGCCTATTAAATCAAATTGAGTTCTCCCTAGATAAAGATCGAATATTTTTCCTAGGAGATGTGGTTAATCGTGGCAACAAATCTCTAGAAACTCTAGAATTTATCAAAGCACACTCCGACAATATCTCCATGGTCTTGGGTAATCATGATTTTCATTTATTGGCCTGCACTCTTGGAAAAACTATACTCAATAAAAAAGATACCTTTTCTGATATTATCAGTGCAAAGAATTCTACAAAACTACTAGAATTCTTATCTCAACAACCTTTATTGATTAGCGATGAAGATGTGTTAATGGTTCACGCAGGCATCCCTCCAAATTGGTCTAAAGAAATAGCGGTAACTCAATCAACCTTGGTTCAAAAGCATTTACAAGGTGAAAATTTAGGCCAATTTTTAACGCAAATGTATCATAACCAGCCAGATACTTGGAGTGATCATCTAAATGAGCTTGAACAGTGTCGATATACTATTAACGCCATGATGAGAATGAGATTTTGTAGGGCTAATGGTCAGTTAGAATTTGAACATAAAATGAATTTTGATCAAGCACCTGATGGTTATAAAGCTTGGTTTGAGCATGAAAATCGCTTACTAAAAGAAACAGATATTTTTTTTGGCCACTGGTCTACGCTAGCTAATGTAGAGCAAAAACATATATTTCCAATGGATCATGGTTGCGCCTGGGGTGGCCGTTTAAGCGCAATTAGGCGATCAGATAGGCAAATATTTTCTATAAACTGCTAG
- the pdxA gene encoding 4-hydroxythreonine-4-phosphate dehydrogenase PdxA translates to VIFAQKKSTKKLLVFADPDILLSRAKLLNLPLKIVESEQASAKHQLCVYPIKVSGSVNVGVLNTDNAQYVLNTLDKATDFCLNEKCEALVTGPIHKGVINSVNPGFTGHTEYLASLADTEKTVMMLATQGLRVALATTHLPLSQVVQNIKKESLEKTIRIIHKSLESYGISNPRIVVCGLNPHAGEDGCLGMEEIEIINPLINKLNQQGFNLFGSVPADTAFTVDALKGIDCVLSMYHDQGLPVLKTLGFKKAVNITLGLPFIRTSVDHGTALSLAGTGNISLGSLHTALEYAQDFINKKNA, encoded by the coding sequence CGGTTATATTTGCCCAAAAGAAATCGACTAAAAAGTTATTAGTTTTTGCCGATCCTGATATTTTATTAAGTCGTGCTAAATTACTAAACTTACCTTTAAAAATAGTTGAGTCTGAGCAAGCTTCAGCTAAGCATCAATTATGCGTTTACCCCATCAAAGTTAGTGGCTCAGTAAATGTTGGCGTTTTAAATACTGATAATGCTCAATATGTCCTAAATACTTTGGATAAAGCAACTGATTTTTGTTTGAATGAAAAATGCGAAGCATTAGTTACTGGCCCTATCCATAAGGGCGTTATTAATAGTGTCAATCCAGGTTTTACTGGGCATACTGAATATTTAGCCTCTTTAGCAGATACTGAAAAAACAGTTATGATGCTGGCAACACAAGGCTTACGTGTCGCGCTTGCAACTACCCATTTGCCACTTTCTCAAGTTGTTCAAAATATTAAAAAAGAGTCTCTTGAAAAAACTATTCGTATCATTCACAAGTCTTTAGAAAGCTACGGAATTAGCAATCCACGTATTGTTGTTTGTGGGCTTAACCCACATGCGGGTGAGGATGGCTGCCTGGGCATGGAAGAAATTGAAATCATCAACCCGCTTATTAATAAACTCAACCAACAAGGATTTAACCTTTTCGGCAGTGTACCTGCTGATACTGCATTTACAGTTGATGCGCTCAAAGGGATTGATTGTGTTTTAAGTATGTATCATGACCAGGGCCTTCCAGTGCTTAAGACCTTAGGCTTTAAAAAAGCAGTTAACATTACCTTGGGGTTGCCTTTTATTCGTACATCAGTTGACCACGGCACTGCTTTATCACTCGCCGGTACAGGTAATATTAGCCTAGGTAGTCTGCATACTGCATTAGAATACGCACAAGATTTTATTAACAAGAAAAATGCCTAA
- a CDS encoding DUF971 domain-containing protein, producing MITPSNITLNKDKNLLTLTFEGTDYPLSAEFLRVYSPSAEVVGHGPGQETLQLDKENVKIDRIEPTGNYAIILFFNDGHDTGIYSWTHLHKLATDQSALWSTYLKRLKEAGHSHSQL from the coding sequence ATGATAACTCCTAGCAATATTACACTTAACAAAGACAAAAACCTTTTAACCCTTACTTTTGAGGGAACTGACTACCCATTAAGTGCTGAATTTTTGAGAGTTTATTCTCCTTCAGCAGAAGTAGTTGGTCATGGTCCTGGTCAGGAGACATTGCAACTTGATAAAGAAAATGTGAAGATTGACCGTATTGAGCCTACTGGAAACTATGCTATTATTTTGTTCTTTAATGATGGGCATGATACTGGCATTTATTCTTGGACTCATTTACATAAACTTGCTACAGATCAATCTGCCTTATGGTCAACTTATTTAAAACGACTTAAAGAGGCTGGACACTCTCATTCTCAACTGTAG
- the rsmA gene encoding 16S rRNA (adenine(1518)-N(6)/adenine(1519)-N(6))-dimethyltransferase RsmA has translation MPKQQSTTSTKHKARKRFGQNFLTDQKVIDQIVATIAPKRDDNLLEIGPGQGAMTFPLLDRVDELNVIEIDRDLIEILNRYEKPNLVIHQGDALNFDLDLFNPPIRVVGNLPYNISSPILFHLLEHRDKVIDMTFMLQKEVVERMSADHGSKIYGRLSVMMQAFFDVELIFIVPPESFDPAPKVDSAIVYLTPLKTCKVTNIDLFEKIVKASFAHRRKTLRNCLKLLLTQEQTSIDLSQRAEMLDIDNFITLAQDYEKQYSN, from the coding sequence ATGCCTAAGCAACAATCTACAACTTCTACAAAACATAAAGCGCGTAAGCGTTTTGGTCAAAATTTTTTGACTGATCAGAAAGTTATAGATCAAATTGTCGCGACCATCGCCCCTAAGCGAGATGATAATTTACTTGAAATTGGCCCTGGACAAGGGGCTATGACTTTCCCACTGCTTGATCGAGTTGACGAGCTTAATGTCATTGAAATTGATCGAGATTTAATTGAAATTTTAAATAGATATGAAAAGCCTAATTTAGTCATTCATCAAGGTGATGCGCTTAATTTTGATCTTGATTTGTTCAATCCACCGATTAGAGTAGTTGGAAATCTACCTTATAACATTTCATCCCCTATTTTGTTTCACTTGCTCGAACATCGAGATAAAGTCATTGACATGACTTTTATGCTACAAAAAGAAGTGGTCGAAAGAATGTCGGCAGATCATGGCTCTAAAATTTATGGTCGTTTGAGTGTTATGATGCAAGCATTTTTTGACGTGGAGTTAATTTTTATTGTGCCGCCTGAGTCTTTTGATCCAGCGCCAAAAGTTGATTCTGCTATTGTTTATCTAACACCGCTCAAAACCTGCAAAGTGACTAATATAGATCTATTTGAAAAAATAGTAAAAGCCTCTTTTGCACACCGTAGAAAAACCCTTAGAAATTGTTTAAAGTTATTATTAACTCAAGAGCAAACTAGCATCGACCTTTCACAACGCGCTGAAATGTTAGATATTGATAATTTTATTACCCTAGCCCAAGATTATGAAAAACAGTATTCAAATTGA